The DNA window GAGGGTGTCGAGTTCCCGGTCGAGCCGGGCCCGTTCCGTGTCCCGGGCCGCCGTCCCGGTCGCGATCTGCTCCCGGACCTTGGCCGCGAACTCCGCGTCGAACTCGGGCAGAGCCTCCACCATCCCCAGGACGGCGGACACGATCCGCCGGGCGGCCTCCGGGCCGTCGAAACTGACCCCGTTCCAGCATCGGTAGTCGACCGCCCCCGAACACAGCATGACTTTCCTCCCTCCGGCATATTTGCCCCAGTACACGAATCGCCCACACACGCCACAGACGGCGTGCTGGCCCGGCCACGTCGTCCGCTTCCGGGGAACTCCGGCCCGCTTATCCGCCCGCCCGTCGTGTTCGCGGGAATAACCCGCATTCCGCCGCGCGAGAAGCGCGATGACCCGGTCGTACCGCTCCGGGGCGACGAACGCCAAGTGCGGACAAACCCGCTCGAGCCGTTCGGATTCCGGGGCCGGCACGGTTTTCCGCCGCCCCGTCTTGTTCACCCGGCGGCTCATTTTCCCGTTCCGTACCCGGACGCCTTTCAAAATCGGGTTCCGGACGGCCTGTGCGAGCAGTTGAGGGTTCCATTGGCGGGAACGGACCCACTTACCGGGCGGGACGCCGGTCGCGTTCAGCCAGTCCGACACCTCTCCGAACGAGGCCCCGTCCTCGAGCCGACGGAAGACCTCGTCCCACACCGGCTCGGCCGCGGGGTCCTTGGTCACTTCGGCGTCCGACGTCGCCCCCGGCGGCTTGATGTACCCGTACACGAGGGTCTGAACGACACCCCCCTCGCGGAACCGCTGACGCAACGTCCGGCGGATGCGTTTGGACGTGTCCGCGTTGCTCGATTCGTGCTTGAACGAGGCGAAGAACGCGCTCATCCGCCACCCGTCACTCGCCGTATCGATAGTGTCATTGAGCGCGAGGAAGCGGGTCTCGGCGTCCTCACACTGTTCGCAGAAATCGATCGCCCGGTTCCGGCGGCAGATCCGGCCGAGATCCTCGACCACGACCAGGTCGTACTCCCGCGATGCGACCGCCTGCTCCGCGCGGAGGAGTTCTTCGCGATCTAGAAGCTCACCACTTCCGCGGCTCTGGATGTGCGTGAATTCGATCGGACCTGGGTACATTTCGCGAACCCGTTGCTCGCAGAGGGCGATCTGATCGCCGAGGCTTCGGAGATCCTGGTGCACGGTACTAATTCGCGCGATGATCAGAACACGAAGAACCCGCCCATTTCGGGGGCGGAGTCCGAGCTCGACAAAACCCATTGTTCAGCCTCCCAGAGGGAGGCGCCGAACGCGACCAAGGGTTTGGCACAGTGTGCCAATCCCACTGACCATTCCTGAGAATCCGTGACCACCCTTGACTCCTCTTGGTCAGTCGTAACATGAGGTTGCCATGGGATTTGTAGTCGTTACTACAGCCTGGGCAACCACTTGCGACGACCTTCAAGTCGAATCCCTCCCTCTCCGCTGTGAAAGAGCCTGCATCCGCAGGCTCTTTCTGTTTC is part of the Fimbriiglobus ruber genome and encodes:
- a CDS encoding recombinase family protein: MGFVELGLRPRNGRVLRVLIIARISTVHQDLRSLGDQIALCEQRVREMYPGPIEFTHIQSRGSGELLDREELLRAEQAVASREYDLVVVEDLGRICRRNRAIDFCEQCEDAETRFLALNDTIDTASDGWRMSAFFASFKHESSNADTSKRIRRTLRQRFREGGVVQTLVYGYIKPPGATSDAEVTKDPAAEPVWDEVFRRLEDGASFGEVSDWLNATGVPPGKWVRSRQWNPQLLAQAVRNPILKGVRVRNGKMSRRVNKTGRRKTVPAPESERLERVCPHLAFVAPERYDRVIALLARRNAGYSREHDGRADKRAGVPRKRTTWPGQHAVCGVCGRFVYWGKYAGGRKVMLCSGAVDYRCWNGVSFDGPEAARRIVSAVLGMVEALPEFDAEFAAKVREQIATGTAARDTERARLDRELDTLVHQIENVTAAIAAVGQSPGLLEKLRTLETRKGDVAADRAVLCGRPVPVPDLPPVAELKARARAAVGGMDFDDPELSRVLNRLIPRLELLPYRLLGGGSLVLRARVTVDLASLLPGGLEGVVRRELFVDLFDPPQRAAFRERVVALRASGATERDAARQLGLTLTAAQRAMDLHRQMAAAGISDPYVLETISESIMYQGRRLREIAERVYDGGQRIDPSDDLGGIR